TATTAAGGTTATAATACACGTTTACAGTTAAAATGAATATTTATTTTTATTATAAACCTTCGAATAATTATTGCCTTAAAGATATAAAAAAATTATCTTTATTGAATAAGAAAAATATATAGAAAATCTTACTTTTGAGAACAAAAATAGTATTAGCTTTCTTCATTCAAACATTATATGTGTGATAGATTTACCTGGTGCCGCATAGCCGATGCTTCCTCTTACTCCAGCCGAGCTAAGTTGGTTAATGAAAGCATCCTGGTCGAATTTGAGAAGGATCCGAGCAAGACCAAAGTCGCTGACATGGGCGGTTAGATCATCGTCTAGAAGAACATTGCTTGGTTTAAGATCACAATGAGCAATAGCTTCATGGCAACTAACGTGAAGATACTCCAAAACAGAAGCCACGTCTATCGCTATGTTAAGCCTTTCCAGAAGTGTCAATGTTCTTGAGGGCTTAGAAATCTTTTCCATTTCCTTTGGGTGCAGCCACATATCTAAGCTTCCATTTGGCATGTACTCATAGATTAGAGCTCTGAACTCATTTCTTTGGAAATCAATACTCGAACAAGCTGTTAACAATTTCACAAGATTACGATGTCTAATGTCTTTCAAAGATTCACATTCTGCAATAAAACTCTTCATTGCTCCACGTCTCTGCATGTTTAGAACTTTAACAGCAACAACCATGTTCTCAGCATCAAGTGATGCTTTAAACACAGTTCCAAAGCCGCCTGACCCGATCAAATTACTCGAAGAGAAGCCATCTGTTGCATTTCGAATATCTCCATAACTTAACATTTCATGAAAATATCCCAAGGTGGAAGGAGTTGCTTCATTAATATTTTTCTTCTTTCTGATTTTTAACCAACATAGAGAAACTGATGCCATGAACAAAAGCAAAAGCAAAGATATGCCTACGCTTACCCCAATCACAAGTTTCTTTCTTGAATTTCTTGTTAGTTGCGTAAAACATGGCTGTAGTTGCAGTTCCAAGACGCCTCCACAAAGGTTTTGGTTTCCAAATACAGAGACAATAGTAGCATTTTTGAACTTTCCTTCTGTTGGCACATTTCCTTCGAAGTTGTTAAAGGATAGATTGAGATACTCCAACAAGCTAAATTTTGTGAGATATTCAGGGATTCTTCCAGAGAGATTGTTATCTGAGAAATCAACCTTCTTAATACCCACCAACCCACTTATATCTGGAATGACTCCATCAAATGAATTTCCTTGCAGATGGAGTTCTTCCAATGAGAGACACTTTCCCAAAGTCTCTGGGAGTTTCCCTAATAGCTTATTATGAGCAACAGATAACGTACCAAGATTTTCAAGTCGTCCAACATCTCCTGGTAGAGAGCCTGTCAATAAATTATTTGACATGTTTACAGAAACAAGGGTTGAGATTTGCAAAATCTCCGTAGGAGTAATACCATTGAACTTATTATTCTCGATAGATAAATCTAGCAAATAGCTACATTTACCAAGACTTGGAGGAATAATTCCTTCAAAATTATTGTTGAACAACTGGAGTGTTTCTAACCGTGTGATGTTGCCTAAAGAATATGGTATCTCTCCTGACATTCTATTTGTATGGACACCAAATCCCACCATTCCCGAAAGTTTCCCAATAGAGGCTGGGATTGGTCCTTTCAAAAGATTTTGGGACAACCAAAATGCTTGTAGGCCTATGAGATTCCCAATGTCATGAGGAATGCTTCCAGATATGAAATTATTTCGAAGAAGTAAGATGTTGAAGTTCATTGACAAATTGACAATGGAGGCAGGCAAGTCACCCCCAAGCCTATTGAATGCCACATCTACTATTTGCAGTTGGGTGGAGTTAGTCAAAGCAACAAGAAATTCAAGATCTCCAGCTGAAAAATTTCCCAAAGAATTGTGATTAAGAGATAGTACTTGCAGAGCTTGTAGTTTTCCAAAGCTCCGAGGAATACTTCCTGTCAGACTGTTAAGCTCCATGCCCAAAACTTGAAGAGTTGAAATATTTGTAAGTGATGATGGAATGGCTCCTGTGAGAGAATTATTTCCGATATACAATCCTCGAAGGTTTGGTAACAAATTACCAAAATCAGGCCTCAGGTTCCCAGTGAAACCGTTACCAAACATGCTCAAATACTGAAGTGAGGACAAATTGTAAATAGCAGGAGGAAAAACACCAGAGAAATGGTTTGTATCTAATGCAAAAACCACCATTTGAGTCAATCTAGCTATGACATCGGGAATTTCTCCTTCCAGGTTATTTTCTAGAAAGGAAAGTTCTCTGAGGGATGTCAGGTTTCCTAGAGATACAGGGAGTTTTCCTTTCAGGTTGTTTTTACCAAGGTCTAAATTAACAAGCTTCGTCAATGATCCTAGTTCTGAAGGAAGACCTTGTCCAAGATGATTTGAATATAAAGAAATGTCCAACAATCTAGAACAGTTGAACAGACTAGTTGGAATCCCTCCAACAAGGAAATTATATGACATAAACAGGTGCTGAAGTCTAAACAGGTTTCCCAGCTCTTGAGGGATGGTTCCACCAAAAGAGTTACTAGTGAAATTAAGTGATTGGAGAGACGAAAGATTACCAATAGAGGGCGATATCACTCCACCCAATTTGAATCCTCCAAGATCTAAACCAGTCACTCTATTGTGTTTACCGTCACATGTAACCCCCGTCCATTCGCAGAGAGGGAACGAGTTGTTCCATGAAGACAGCAGAACTTTTTTCTCCTCAGAAACTTGAGACTTGAACTTGAATAATGTTTGCTTATCACTTTCATGGCTATTCCCGAGTGCTTCAAGTGACATGAGAACACTGAAAGAAAGGAAAAGAAAGAGTTTCATGTTTCTAGTTTTTTTTGGAGGAAATGAGTACAAAGAGATGAGCAAAATGTTTAATGAATATCTTTTGTTTTGAAAGAAATGTTTAATATTTAACCAGATCATGACCCGCGCGACCGCGCAGATTTTATTTTTGTTTTAACACATAACATATATTCATTATAGTAGTTAATATAGTTTAGAGTTTGTCTAGTTTTCTACTTTGTTGTTTTATATAATTTCAAGTTTGTCCAAAACATACGGTATAAAAAAAATAAATTTAAACTGTGTTTTGTATTAATATTTTTTATCGGTATATTAGAGATATAATCACATCATAAAAACTTTGACAAAAAAAATCACATCATGAAAACACTAATATAATATTAACCAATATGATTTAGATTGAAATAACAATATATTATAGATGTACTATAAAATACTAATTTGATAGTAACCAATACGATTTAGACTAACATAATAGTGTAAGGTGATAACAGTAATCTAATATTAACCAATACGATAAACACTAACATAACTGAAGTCTTTATTATAATTTTAATAAAATAGTTATAATTAATAAGACATGTACACAAACAATTTTATAAAAAAATAAAAAATAGCAAGAAATATTAACTGTGCAGATATATAATGTTTTATATTTGGTCAAATAATTTAATTGAAACTGTATAAATCCTAAAACAATTATAGTTTCAATTTGTTTTTATTAAAAGAATAGCATTTTCAATGTGTATGCAAAAATTTCAAAAAAAAATGACAATGTATTTTTTTATAAAATTAAGTGCAATAAGAAAACTATGATTTTGTTTTATATTTATTCATAATCTAACTACTATTCCCCACAAAGCAAAATTTTATTGTAAATGCCCATATCACTATTGAATTATTAAATCCGTTAGTAACAACAATTTTCCATAAAAAAGAATAAAAAAATAGTTATATCTTATTTTATTTTTCTTTGATTTATTCACTATACTATAGATGAATATCTTCCAAACGTTTATTTGCTATTATCTTATTTCACTATCGCTTTTAAGGCTGCTCAAGTTACATCGTCTCCCCGTCTTAAATTTCACATTGATCCATTGAAATATATAGGACTTTTCAAGAATCAAGTAAGGTCGACAAGCGGTTCTGAAAATTTCTGAAGGTAAGAAGAGCAGTTAATTCCCAAGAAAAGTCGTGAGTAGTCGTTAGAGGAAAAGTCTCTGTGAATTTTATTTCGC
The DNA window shown above is from Brassica oleracea var. oleracea cultivar TO1000 chromosome C3, BOL, whole genome shotgun sequence and carries:
- the LOC106333046 gene encoding probable LRR receptor-like serine/threonine-protein kinase At3g47570, which codes for MKLFLFLSFSVLMSLEALGNSHESDKQTLFKFKSQVSEEKKVLLSSWNNSFPLCEWTGVTCDGKHNRVTGLDLGGFKLGGVISPSIGNLSSLQSLNFTSNSFGGTIPQELGNLFRLQHLFMSYNFLVGGIPTSLFNCSRLLDISLYSNHLGQGLPSELGSLTKLVNLDLGKNNLKGKLPVSLGNLTSLRELSFLENNLEGEIPDVIARLTQMVVFALDTNHFSGVFPPAIYNLSSLQYLSMFGNGFTGNLRPDFGNLLPNLRGLYIGNNSLTGAIPSSLTNISTLQVLGMELNSLTGSIPRSFGKLQALQVLSLNHNSLGNFSAGDLEFLVALTNSTQLQIVDVAFNRLGGDLPASIVNLSMNFNILLLRNNFISGSIPHDIGNLIGLQAFWLSQNLLKGPIPASIGKLSGMVGFGVHTNRMSGEIPYSLGNITRLETLQLFNNNFEGIIPPSLGKCSYLLDLSIENNKFNGITPTEILQISTLVSVNMSNNLLTGSLPGDVGRLENLGTLSVAHNKLLGKLPETLGKCLSLEELHLQGNSFDGVIPDISGLVGIKKVDFSDNNLSGRIPEYLTKFSLLEYLNLSFNNFEGNVPTEGKFKNATIVSVFGNQNLCGGVLELQLQPCFTQLTRNSRKKLVIGVSVGISLLLLLFMASVSLCWLKIRKKKNINEATPSTLGYFHEMLSYGDIRNATDGFSSSNLIGSGGFGTVFKASLDAENMVVAVKVLNMQRRGAMKSFIAECESLKDIRHRNLVKLLTACSSIDFQRNEFRALIYEYMPNGSLDMWLHPKEMEKISKPSRTLTLLERLNIAIDVASVLEYLHVSCHEAIAHCDLKPSNVLLDDDLTAHVSDFGLARILLKFDQDAFINQLSSAGVRGSIGYAAPEYGMGGEISVHGDAYSFGILMLEMFSGKRPTDGMFGGDFTLRSCIKSALPEKVLDVADELVLHNGLRIGFPVAECLTKVLKVGLGCSEESPANRLGMSEVVKELISIKERFFKARRGAKH